From Maylandia zebra isolate NMK-2024a linkage group LG11, Mzebra_GT3a, whole genome shotgun sequence, one genomic window encodes:
- the ceacam1 gene encoding carcinoembryonic antigen-related cell adhesion molecule 1: MESPVVFILFLAAVTFTDVTCSQTLYASENPVAVGNNVTLSSNYTVSSGGWLFNTRQIVIILNGGFAISKTWRDRVSFNQSTSSLTIHSVKLEDSGNYALQDLINEISSQLTLSVEESVSNVTVQTSTTNLVEFNDTAVLMCSVSKGTSLSYQWFNGSSMITANEKVQLSSGNTILTIMNVTRYDQGLYKCNVSNNVSNDISAPVNLTISYGPSNTEMTVMPLMSIYKGGSNITLSCSAVSSPPAMFQWMVNGVYLNKIEPKLELEKVNESMSGNYTCLIHNNVTFRFSSQTATILIVDPVKAVVVNLAKPAIFGETFSLSCEVMGPVDIIHWWKNDQLISADNKTTFGTGNRTLTISSTQHSDGGDYQCEAFNSVSNQASDPFTVTVYYGPEIANVMGPNLAKAGDYVTFTCNATSNPPSIYEWYHENVLVSNKSEYVTPSLTTSMSGKYLCVAFNSISGKNSTADIMLTVIEPLQNIIVEAPMMPAKEGYSYNLTCNPNVPADYIYWMKNGEPLDENNRIVFYNDNKTLHIRMVQRYDNANYECMAVNAVSYNKSTPYMLFVNYGPETPSVYGPAFAETGHQAVFSCSAESVPPSTFCWWFNGSIVANTSDYTTDVLSLGMSGEYKCMAINNVTGKNSTNSTTLTVIEAIESVMIKSTTIPINTKNFTLTCDVTGPYDTIYWMKDNVTLNMDPSNDSHISYNIENNMLNFIPVTTYNEGIYQCVATNKAGQQKSLQYRLLVNYPIQNVKLNAPVTFVKEGYAYNLTCNVTGPADYIYWMKNGQRLHEDNRTFFHKDNETVEINPVKRYDTGNYYCLAINAAGNMPSAIYMLVVIYQIENVEVKAPMMPAIEGYSYNLTCNVTGPAEYIYWMKNGEILHDENRTVFYMENKTLHLSMVERYDNGNYCCMAINAFGNKASPAYNLIVNYGPEKPIIYGPAFAETGRQAVFSCSAMSEPLSQFCWWFNGSIVSNTSVYATSLLSFNMSGEYTCMAINNVTGKNSTNSTTLTVVEAIESVMIKNKTIPIDTKNFTLTCEVIGPYDTIYWMKDNMKLNTNPSNNSYASYNTENNMLHFTPVTLDSEGTYQCVATNKAGDHVSPQYRLLVNYGPVRLTISRASMFMHVSLICQADSRPACDFSWFFNNLSTPLQNTSTIVFPATSQNFGNYICKAWNPVTDITMYQNLTVTAHAPAIHFPYQGSLMMMVLFAFSAPVLFN, encoded by the exons ATGGAGTCTCCAGTGGTGTTCATCCTATTCTTGGCTGCAGTAACTTTCACAG ATGTGACATGCAGTCAGACATTATATGCCTCTGAGAACCCTGTCGCAGTGGGAAACAATGTTACCCTTAGCAGCAATTACACTGTCAGCTCAGGCGGATGGCTATTCAACACCCGCCAAATTGTGATAATACTAAATGGGGGTTTTGCTATTTCCAAAACTTGGCGTGACAGAGTATCTTTTAACCAAAGTACTTCATCACTGACCATACACTCAGTAAAATTGGAAGACTCTGGAAACTACGCACTACAGGATCTAATCAATGAAATTTCTTCTCAGTTAACACTTTCAGTTGAAG AGTCTGTTTCAAATGTGACCGTTCAGACAAGCACAACCAACCTGGTGGAGTTCAATGACACAGCAGTACTTATGTGCAGTGTGTCCAAAGGTACATCCCTGTCTTATCAGTGGTTCAATGGGAGCTCAATGATCACGGCCAATGAAAAAGTTCAACTCAGCAGTGGAAACACCATTCTCACTATCATGAACGTGACCCGCTATGATCAAGGACTATACAAGTGTAATGTGTCTAATAATGTCAGTAATGACATCAGCGCCCCTGTGAATCTGACTATCAGCT ACGGCCCAAGTAACACGGAGATGACAGTCATGCCCCTTATGAGTATATACAAAGGCGGATCTAATATCACACTGTCATGCTCAGCGGTGTCCAGTCCTCCAGCAATGTTCCAGTGGATGGTTAATGGAGTGTACCTAAACAAAATTGAACCAAAGCTTGAACTAGAGAAAGTTAACGAGAGCATGTCAGGAAATTACACATGCCTAATTCACAATAATGTCACGTTCAGATTCAGCAGCCAAACAGCAACGATCCTGATTGTGG ATCCTGTGAAAGCAGTCGTGGTGAATCTTGCCAAACCAGCAATATTTGGTGAGACATTCTCTTTGAGCTGTGAAGTGATGGGACCTGTTGACATCATTCATTGGTGGAAAAACGATCAACTTATTTCTGCTGACAATAAAACAACGTTTGGCACGGGCAACAGGACACTGACTATTAGTTCAACCCAGCATTCAGATGGTGGAGATTATCAGTGTGAGGCTTTTAATTCTGTAAGCAACCAAGCCAGCGACCCCTTCACAGTCACAGTTTACT ATGGACCAGAGATAGCAAATGTCATGGGACCAAATTTGGCAAAGGCAGGAGACTACGTCACATTCACCTGCAATGCAACATCTAATCCTCCCAGCATCTATGAATGGTACCACGAAAATGTTCTGGTCTCCAACAAGTCAGAGTATGTCACACCGTCTCTGACAACCAGCATGAGTGGAAAGTACCTCTGTGTGGCCTTCAACAGCATCAGTGGCAAAAACAGCACTGCCGACATAATGCTTACTGTTATCG AGCCGCTGCAAAACATAATAGTAGAAGCACCAATGATGCCTGCCAAAGAAGGTTACTCCTATAATTTAACATGCAACCCAAATGTACCTGCTGATTACATTTACTGGATGAAGAATGGGGAGCCACtggatgaaaacaacagaatagttTTCTACAATGATAACAAAACACTTCACATCAGAATGGTGCAGCGCTATGATAATGCCAATTATGAGTGTATGGCTGTTAATGCCGTTTCATATAACAAGAGCACTCCTTACATGCTCTTTGTCAACT ATGGACCAGAAACACCTTCTGTTTATGGGCCAGCTTTTGCTGAAACAGGACATCAAGCTGTCTTCAGCTGTTCTGCCGAGTCAGTGCCTCCCAGTACGTTCTGCTGGTGGTTCAATGGATCCATCGTGGCCAATACATCAGATTACACAACTGATGTGTTGTCTTTAGGCATGAGCGGAGAGTACAAATGCATGGCCATTAATAATGTGACAGGAAAGAACAGCACAAACTCCACGACACTCACCGTGATTG AGGCCATAGAGTCAGTGATGATCAAAAGCACGACAATTCCAATCAACACTAAGAACTTTACTCTCACCTGTGATGTTACTGGGCCCTATGACACAATCTACTGGATGAAAGATAACGTGACGCTCAACATGGACCCCTCTAATGACTCACATATCTCCTATAACATTGAAAACAACATGCTGAACTTCATCCCAGTGACAACGTACAATGAAGGGATATATCAGTGTGTTGCTACCAATAAGGCTGGCCAGCAAAAAAGCCTCCAGTACAGACTACTGGTGAATT ATCCAATCCAAAATGTAAAACTAAATGCACCAGTGACCTTTGTCAAAGAAGGTTACGCCTATAATTTAACATGCAATGTAACTGGACCTGCTGACTACATTTACTGGATGAAGAATGGGCAGAGACTGCATGAAGACAACAGGACTTTTTTCCACAAGGATAACGAGACAGTTGAGATTAATCCAGTAAAGCGATATGACACTGGAAACTACTACTGTTTGGCTATTAATGCTGCTGGAAACATGCCCAGCGCTATTTACATGCTCGTTGTCATCT atCAAATAGAAAATGTGGAAGTAAAAGCACCAATGATGCCGGCCATAGAAGGTTATTCATATAACTTAACATGCAATGTAACTGGACCTGCTGAATACATTTACTGGATGAAGAATGGGGAGATACTGCATGATGAAAACAGAACTGTTTTCTACATGGAAAATAAGACGCTCCACCTCAGTATGGTGGAGCGCTATGATAATGGAAACTACTGCTGTATGGCTATTAATGCTTTTGGAAACAAGGCCAGCCCTGCTTATAACCTCATTGTCAATT ATGGTCCAGAAAAGCCCATTATTTATGGGCCAGCTTTTGCTGAAACAGGACGTCAAGCCGTCTTCAGCTGTTCTGCCATGTCAGAGCCACTCAGCCAATTCTGCTGGTGGTTCAATGGATCAATTGTGTCCAACACGTCAGTGTATGCAACTAGCCTCTTGTCTTTCAACATGAGTGGAGAATACACATGTATGGCCATTAATAATGTGACAGGAAAGAACAGCACAAACTCCACTACGCTCACAGTTGTTG AGGCCATAGAGTCAGTGATGATCAAAAACAAGACAATTCCAATCGACACTAAAAACTTTACTCTCACCTGTGAGGTTATTGGGCCCTATGACACGATCTACTGGATGAAAGACAACATGAAGCTTAACACTAATCCCTCTAATAACTCATATGCGTCCTATAATACTGAAAACAACATGCTGCATTTCACCCCAGTGACACTGGACAGTGAAGGGACATATCAGTGTGTTGCTACCAATAAGGCTGGTGATCATGTGAGCCCCCAGTACAGACTGTTGGTGAACT ATGGCCCAGTCAGACTGACCATTTCCCGTGCAAGTATGTTCATGCACGTGTCCCTGATATGCCAGGCTGATTCTCGACCAGCGTGTGACTTCTCCTGGTTCTTCAACAATCTGTCAACACCTCTACAGAACACATCTACTATTGTATTCCCTGCAACCAGCCAGAATTTTGGGAATTACATATGCAAGGCATGGAACCCCGTGACTGATATCACAATGTACCAAAATCTTACCGTCACAG CTCACGCCCCTGCCATCCACTTCCCATACCAAGGCAGCCTGATGATGATGGTTCTGTTTGCCTTTTCTGCGCCTGTGTTGTTCAACTGA
- the LOC143421096 gene encoding uncharacterized protein LOC143421096, whose product MCCSHDFITIILYKEPEHQPHHFFSGTEVSAQAGFLSPSSLNCLFSNMGPRVLLPLALGLVILTDCIQGVHETKKQSLVVSAFTDGSAVKELLTTARPVIQRQDKRPCTCKGKEMGVMNKACHCLNTGKWKKHCKKEKFKNMKICQRINKSFNPSVPI is encoded by the exons ATGTGCTGCAGCCATGATTTCATCACCATCATCCTTTATAAAGAGCCGGAACACCAACCCCATCATTTCTTCTCTGGGACTGAAGTCAGTGCACAAGCAGGATTTCTTTCCCCGAGTTCACTGAATTGCCTTTTCTCCAACATGGGACCCAGGGTGCTTTTGCCGCTGGCTCTTGGGCTGGTAATATTAACTGATTGCATCCAAG GTGTTCATGAGACAAAGAAACAGAGCCTGGTTGTCAGCGCATTCACTGACG GATCTGCTGTTAAAGAACTACTTACAACTGCACGTCCAGTCATccaaagacaggacaaaagacctTGCACCTGTAAAG GGAAGGAAATGGGTGTGATGAACAAAGCCTGCCACTGCTTGAATACTGGAAAGT GGAAAAAACACTGCAAGAAGGAAAAGTTCAAGAACATGAAGATATGCCAAAGGATTAATAAATCCTTCAACCCCTCCGTGCCCATATGA
- the pafah1b3 gene encoding platelet-activating factor acetylhydrolase IB subunit gamma, translating to MSAGEPNPAATPTPCEDTQGDGRWMSMHNRFVSDSKDKEPDVLFVGDSLVQLMHEFGIWRQLFSPLHCLNFGVGGDATQHVLWRLSNGELDNISPKVVVLWVGTNNHGHTPEQICGGILAIIQVIKNKLPNAHTLVLSLLPRGKMPNPLRERNAKVNELVKDTLTSLPRASFFNVDPGFVHSNGSISHQDMYDYLHLTPKGYQAVCEPLHAHLKALLGEPTDN from the exons ATGAGTGCAGGAGAACCAAACCCAGCCGCCACACCCACTCCCTGTGAAGACACGCAGGGAGATGGACGATGGATGTCTATG caCAATCGGTTTGTGTCCGACAGCAAAGACAAAGAACCTGATGTCCTGTTTGTTGGAGACTCTCTTGTTCAGCTCATGCACGAGTTTGGG ATATGGCGTCAGTTGTTCTCACCTCTCCATTGCCTTAATTTTGGGGTGGGTGGTGATGCAACACAACATGTGCTGTGGCGACTGAGCAACGGTGAACTGGATAACATCAGCCCAAAG GTCGTAGTGCTGTGGGTAGGAACTAACAATCACGGTCACACTCCTGAACAGATCTGTGGAGGCATCTTGGCTATTATCCAAGTTATCAAGAACAAGCTTCCCAATGCCCACACGCTTGTACTT AGTTTACTGCCCAGAGGAAAAATGCCAAACCCTCTACGGGAGAGAAATGCCAAGGTGAACGAGCTAGTAAAGGACACCTTAACATCCCTTCCCCGTGCCTCCTTCTTCAATGTAGACCCCGGCTTTGTTCACTCCAATGGTAGCATCTCCCACCAGGACATGTACGACTACCTTCACCTGACCCCGAAAGGATATCAAGCTGTATGTGAACCTTTGCATGCCCATCTCAAGGCCCTGCTAGGTGAACCTACTGACAACTGA
- the prr19 gene encoding proline-rich protein 19 — translation MKRLKTRKERSQIRGGWKEISKIKSNHHHHHYRHCQSNIDMAHLHNCCCASCHCSSRRNPPFPSVVRSVQEPSIITDGRLTGHHGLFNHEVKSIDFERLLSEQPKLEEQRKEKNTVISHSSSALHNSASLSTDALLGADTDVGSCVPFRKNTDPASKAHTDCQEKEKNNIQFESKQSDVTTEEKPQQQLPLSCESFQSSHWSKHSFLDVLTTETKWACVMSENSRESLLTPVVDRDNIKSFNTNVKKRVISTLVQTPKNQEPPVQQFVSAVAARLCQRLKLPSISRRNLLSESREVLLNSLRETHGPWLQENLLRLQQHRSFAVHPTKKDQDHDQEPTRKNEENLFAADISFNMPANSHSSWKTSLQQHCSQKQVTEWLASPADMADSVLDDILRPSLSPPLFMNLQTCEAPESILFAPSTTLCQREGASVPENWQDGLNWSKSKNSATFGSFENGFMDQSSLLGNQSLQYSDSNSQPSFPYQSQLPETYAGEPMHFAQQEDPFGTDMYSCVPSFAAPVHHQSSHFQPSNQFSHASACSLKSQHTDIMHYPPSFILERDPSPSLSAFLSPEPWSFPPMRLY, via the exons atgaaacgaCTGAAGACCCGCAAGGAGAGGAGTCAAATAAGAGGTGGCTGGAAAGAGATTTCAAAGATCAAGTcaaatcaccatcatcatcactacCGTCATTGCCAAAGCAACATAGACATGGCACATTTGCATAACTGCTGTTGTGCTAGTTGCCATTGTTCTTCGAGGAGAAATCCACCATTTCCAAGTGTTGTGCGCTCTGTGCAGGAGCCCAGTATCATCACAGACGGCCGCCTGACAGGACACCATGGCCTGTTTAACCATGAGGTGAAGTCTATTGATTTTGAACGCTTGCTAAGTGAACAGCCAAAACTGGaggaacaaagaaaagaaaagaacactgTAATTTCACATTCATCTTCAGCATTGCACAATTCTGCTTCACTGTCCACTGATGCTTTGTTGGGAGCTGATACAGATGTTGGGAGCTGTGTGCCATTCAGAAAAAATACAGACCCTGCTTCAAAAGCCCACACTGACTGCCAAGAGAAGGAAAAGAACAACATCCAGTTTGAGTCAAAGCAGTCAGATGTCACAACAGAAGagaaaccacaacaacaactccCTCTTTCATGTGAAAGTTTTCAAAGCAGCCACTGGTCTAAACACAGCTTCCTCGATGTACTAACAACAGAAACCAAGTGGGCATGTGTCATgtctgaaaacagcagagaatCACTGCTGACTCCGGTTGTTGACAGAGACAATATTAAGTCTTTCAACACAAATGTAAAGAAACGTGTGATTTCTACTCTTGTGCAAACCCCAAAGAACCAGGAGCCCCCTGTTCAGCAGTTTGTCAGTGCAGTAGCAGCACGTTTGTGTCAACGTTTGAAGCTTCCGTCGATCAGTAGGAGAAACCTGCTGTCAGAGAGCAGGGAGGTCCTGTTAAACTCTCTGAGGGAAACACATGGACCGTGGCTTCAAGAGAACCTCCTTAGACTTCAGCAACATCGTAGCTTTGCTGTGCATCCCACAAAGAAAGACCAAGATCATGATCAAGAGCCAACCAGGAAAAATGAAGAGAATCTCTTTGCCGCAG ATATCTCTTTTAATATGCCAGCAAATAGCCATTCCAGCTGGAAGACCAGTCTGCAGCAACACTGCAGTCAAAAACAG GTTACTGAGTGGCTGGCGAGCCCTGCGGATATGGCTGACAGTGTTTTGGATGATATCCTCAGACCAAGTCTCTCTCCTCCATTGTTCATGAACCTTCAGACCTGTGAAGCTCCAGAAAGCATTTTGTTTGCTCCTTCTACCACTTTATGCCAGAGAGAAGGGGCTTCTGTACCTGAGAACTGGCAAGATGGTTTAAACTGGTCAAAGAGCAAAAATTCAGCTACATTTGGTTCTTTTGAAAATGGCTTCATGGACCAATCCAGCTTACTTGGAAATCAGAGCCTACAGTACTCTGACAGCAACTCCCAGCCCTCTTTTCCTTACCAATCGCAGCTGCCAGAAACATACGCAGGAGAGCCAATGCACTTTGCCCAGCAGGAAGACCCATTTGGAACTGATATGTACTCTTGTGTTCCCTCTTTTGCTGCCCCAGTTCACCATCAGAGCAGCCATTTCCAACCTTCAAACCAGTTCAGTCACGCTTCAGCTTGTTCTCTGAAGTCCCAGCACACTGATATTATGCACTACCCTCCGTCATTCATTCTTGAGAGAGACCCTTCACCTTCCCTTTCTGCTTTCCTTAGCCCTGAGCCGTGGTCCTTCCCTCCTATGAGACTGTACTAA
- the tlr21 gene encoding toll-like receptor 21 produces MGNHQLLSVTVVLAAVQLTSSYSFRNCIAEADSDGKTFNCMHRNAMHISDIVSDLPPSAINLTILRTPLTDLPNNSFSNLVDLQHLRIDNNSLTTIRQLAFQGLYQLKNLNMSLNKISALNPSLFKDLQNLTSLFLANNALERLPEDIFSSVLKLHTLILRQNFLSDFSGIAKSVAHLTNLTTLDLCFNNLTSLRHSNVSLPQSLTVLYVCHNNLLTLGCKPSFLSFINILDLSYNSQLPTKAFDQIDLSTINYLHLRSTNVTIVEFLNISNINPSHVDFSGTGLNNDSMLKELCILLKKRLKEKNLKNMNLGNNAIRQLTNNTLSYCPNITGALDLSRNNLKSAYCLEFLRRHVYIEDFKAEHNHLSSLIYCKKMFQFKKMENLSYRYNRILKVDSHAFYHTPNIRTLQLNINSIAFLHIHALKGLKKLETLRLDNNLLTDLFSVTFEDLVSLQILNIRNNRISVIFNRTFFNLTFLNTLDLGGNKITHFQRSGLDGLKSLSKLYLDGNQLKQIDPFLYRAFQDTLTVLDLQSNQICFITETHESPFMNLSRLTDLKLDRQRPNGLTVLPRTLLRGLYSLKSLYLTNNNIYHLAPDTFDDLTDLSFLTLDNCCVGVKKLEPGVFKNLRNLTRLAAENMGIQNFSKEVFGNLTQLRLLQLNRNAMQTLSVDALMSLPMLRYLDIRDNPVSCTCNNGPLQNYTKNNTDVQVVYLYNLSCQHNPKLKFYNFDTKVCRGDIGMYLFFSTSAAIFLFTIIPLFYVKLYWKMKYSYYVFRAWFSEQWSRFHEEEENCKYDAFISYNSSDEQWVMDQLLPNLEGGGSSFKLCLHHRDFELGRDIVDNIVSAVYSSRKTICVVSRNFLQSEWCSLEIQLASYRLFDEHRDVLLLVFLEPISERQLSSYHRMRKVMLKKTYLQWPGSDCTNPTQAQELFWNQLRRGIKTGTRLETEEYSATRESKEAEDFTDERSDENFYLQP; encoded by the coding sequence ATGGGAAACCATCAGCTGCTGTCAGTTACAGTTGTTCTTGCAGCTGTTCAACTCACCAGTAGTTACAGTTTCAGGAACTGCATTGCAGAAGCAGATTCTGATGGGAAAACTTTCAACTGCATGCATCGGAATGCAATGCATATTTCTGATATTGTCAGTGACCTGCCACCATCTGCCATCAATCTCACCATTTTAAGAACTCCTCTGACGGACCTTCCTAACAACAGCTTTAGTAACCTAGTAGACCTTCAGCACCTCAGAATTGATAATAATTCCTTGACAACCATCCGTCAGTTAGCTTTCCAAGGCTTGTATCAACTGAAGAATCTAAACATGTCATTAAACAAAATATCAGCGCTCAACCCTTCTCTGTTTAAGGACCTGCAGAATCTCACCTCCCTCTTTTTGGCCAACAATGCATTGGAGCGGCTGCCCGAGGATATTTTTTCATCTGTTCTCAAGCTACACACTTTAATCCTGAGACAAAACTTTCTGTCAGATTTCTCAGGCATTGCTAAGTCTGTGGCACATCTGACAAATCTGACGACACTGGATCTTTGCTTTAACAATTTGACCTCCCTCAGACACTCAAATGTGTCACTGCCCCAGTCCCTCACTGTTTTGTATGTTTGCCATAATAATCTATTAACGCTGGGATGTAAGCCTTCATTTCTCAGCTTTATCAACATTTTAGATTTGTCATACAATTCTCAGCTGCCTACAAAAGCCTTTGATCAAATTGATTTGAGCACTATAAATTATTTGCATTTGCGTTCAACAAATGTAACAATAGTGGAGTTTTTAAACATTAGCAACATCAATCCAAGTCATGTTGATTTCTCTGGTACAGGACTGAACAATGACAGCATGCTCAAAGAATTATGCATACTGTTGAAAAAAAGGCTGAAAGAGAAAAATCTTAAAAATATGAACCTGGGTAATAATGCAATTAGGCAACTTACAAATAACACACTGTCCTATTGTCCTAATATCACAGGGGCTTTGGATCTATCCCGCAACAACCTAAAGAGTGCATATTGCCTTGAGTTTCTTAGAAGACATGTATACATAGAAGACTTCAAAGCAGAGCACAACCATCTCAGCTCCCTAATAtactgtaaaaaaatgtttcaatttaaaaaaatggaaaatctgaGTTATCGTTACAATCGCATCTTAAAAGTTGACTCTCATGCTTTTTATCATACACCAAatatcaggacgctacaacttAACATAAACAGTATTGCATTTCTCCATATACACGCTCTCAAGGGACTAAAAAAGCTCGAGACACTTCGTTTAGACAATAACCTCTTAACTGATTTGTTCAGTGTCACATTTGAAGATCTGGTCAGTTTGCAAATTCTTAACATTCGCAACAACCgcatttctgtcattttcaaTAGGACTTTTTTCAACctgacatttttaaatacactggATCTTGGAGGTAATAAGATTACCCATTTTCAGCGATCGGGTCTTGATGGACTAAAAAGCCTGTCCAAGCTCTATCTAGATGGAAACCAGCTAAAACAAATTGACCCTTTCTTATATCGTGCATTTCAAGACACCCTCACTGTGCTAGATTTACAGAGTAATCAGATTTGCTTCATAACAGAAACTCATGAGTCACCATTCATGAATCTCAGCAGACTGACTGATCTGAAATTAGATCGGCAGCGACCTAACGGACTCACCGTTTTACCACGCACTTTACTACGTGGCCTCTACTCGCTGAAATCTTTGTATCTCACCAACAATAACATATACCATCTTGCTCCTGATACCTTTGATGACCTAACAGACTTAAGTTTCCTCACACTGGATAACTGCTGTGTTGGGGTGAAAAAATTAGAACCAGGGGTCTTTAAAAATTTAAGAAATTTGACCAGATTGGCTGCAGAAAATATGGGCATTCAGAACTTCTCTAAAGAGGTTTTTGGGAATCTTACACAGTTACGTTTACTGCAGCTCAACCGCAATGCCATGCAGACTCTTTCTGTAGACGCATTAATGAGTCTACCTATGCTTCGTTACCTTGACATACGAGATAATCCTGTAAGCTGCACCTGCAACAACGGGCCTTTGCAAAATTATACAAAGAATAACACAGATGTTCAGGTGGTGTACCTGTACAACCTGTCATGCCAACACAATCCAAAACTCAAATTTTACAATTTTGACACTAAAGTTTGTCGCGGAGATATAGGAATGTACCTGTTTTTTAGCACATCAGCTGCAATCTTCTTGTTTACAATCATTCCCTTATTCTATGTTAAACTCTACTGGAAAATGAAGTACAGCTACTATGTGTTTCGGGCCTGGTTTAGTGAGCAGTGGAGCAGATTccatgaggaggaggagaattGTAAATATGATGCATTTATTTCCTATAACTCATCTGATGAACAATGGGTCATGGACCAATTGTTACCCAACTTGGAGGGAGGCGGATCATCTTTTAAGCTTTGCCTGCACCACAGGGACTTTGAGTTGGGCCGTGATATTGTGGACAATATTGTTTCTGCTGTATACAGCAGCCGGAAAACCATTTGTGTGGTGAGCAGGAATTTTCTGCAAAGTGAGTGGTGTTCTCTGGAAATCCAGCTTGCCAGTTACAGACTCTTTGATGAGCACAGAGATGTTCTCCTGCTCGTTTTTCTGGAGCCAATCTCTGAGAGGCAGTTGTCTTCGTATCATCGCATGAGGAaagttatgttaaaaaaaacttacCTGCAGTGGCCTGGTTCAGACTGTACTAACCCAACACAGGCGCAGGAACTGTTCTGGAATCAGCTGCGTAGAGGAATAAAAACAGGGACCAGACTAGAGACAGAAGAATATTCTGCAACTCGTGAGAGCAAAGAAGCTGAAGACTTTACGGATGAGAGATCTGATGAAAACTTTTACTTGCAACCttag
- the cnfn gene encoding cornifelin homolog produces MEYQTNVINAQPQVTVTQYTVSRGSSEWSTNACDCCEDCGICLCGTFVPCILACQVAQDSDESCCLACLPGALIALRTSIRNRYNIGGSVCDDWLVMACIPACGLCQMAREQKIRGN; encoded by the exons ATGGAATACCAGACAAATGTGATAAATGCACAACCTCAGGTGACTGTGACACAGTACACGGTCTCCCGTGGGTCGTCAGAGTGGAGTACAAATGCATGCGACTGCTGTGAAGACTGCGGCATCT GTCTTTGTGGAACATTCGTTCCCTGCATCCTGGCTTGTCAGGTGGCTCAGGACAGCGATGAAAGCTGCTGTCTGGCCTGCCTTCCCGGCGCCCTGATTGCTTTACGGACAAGCATACGCAACAGATACAATATTGGT ggctctgtgtgtgaCGACTGGTTAGTCATGGCCTGCATTCCAGCATGTGGATTATGTCAGATGGCACGTGAGCAGAAGATAAGAGGAAACTGA